One part of the Rhodothermales bacterium genome encodes these proteins:
- a CDS encoding glycosyl hydrolase, whose product MRRYFVFALFLSMAAPAFAQSPDTNTVVDPAFLQALTYRNVGPSRGGRVTAVAGTRSPKPTLYFGATGGGVWRSRNHGLSYQNVSDGFFSVGSIGAIGVAESDSNVVFVGTGSACIRSNVSAGKGVYRSLDAGETWTFAGLPNAGQIGDLLIDPQDPQRVYVAVLGDAFGPSPERGVYRSVDGGEHWERVLYVSDSTGAVALAINPRKPTELYAAMWRAQRKPWTIVSGGYESGLYKTTDGGTTWKKLENGLPAGIVGKIDVDVSPADPDRVYALIEAADGQSGLYRSDNAGEQFERVSTQLSLLWRPFYYTHLTADPKDPDVVYVSNESFFRSADGGRTFQSIGTPHGDHHALWIHPEDPDYLFQGNDGGATVSTDRGVSWSSIYNQNTAELYHVVVDNQWPYWLYGEQQDNTTIAVPSLPPQASQSLDARQHWSAVAGCETGPLAIHPTDPNIVYGGCKGRFSRFNRATGQEQQYWVYPYFNYGHAASEMPYRFQRTAPIEVSPHDPKIIYTGSQFVHRTANEGVNWEVISPDLTAAEPDKQGYSGGPITRDITGEEIYSTLYQIRESPVRAGVIWTGSNDGLVYVSQDNGATWTNVTPDSLAPGGRIQTIEPSPHYAGRVYFAAYRYMLDDWRPYIFRSDDYGATWTLLTDGRNGIPADHPTRVVREDPDRAGLLYAGTEFGMFVSFDDGGHWQSFQQNLPATPITDLRIHRDDLVMSTMGRSFWIMDDLTPLRTLVQPEALHVYAPRDAYRIRFSPPSDLFDGATPEYPTFGASIYYALPDERYEPLSIDILDAAGQTIRTFSSDTSAAPPRDAAFPMHTHAARPAERARLERGRGLHRFSWDLAHAGPDVLPGQRRGESGPMAAPGAYTVRFRLGSETVSVPLTLRADPRLAADNVTLADMEAQVLLMNRIRDRISAVRDGISEIRAVRKSLQGNDEPQARLVLERLSQIENALIQTEAGKVGAQLKPMLMRQLTYLYDMLSYADQRPGEDAYLRLTDIERELELHLAELRQVVDHETPSRPE is encoded by the coding sequence ATGCGTCGTTATTTCGTCTTCGCCCTCTTTCTGTCGATGGCCGCGCCGGCCTTCGCGCAGTCGCCCGACACCAACACGGTCGTCGACCCCGCGTTTTTACAGGCACTCACCTACCGCAACGTCGGTCCTTCGCGCGGCGGACGCGTCACCGCGGTGGCCGGCACCCGATCCCCCAAACCGACCCTCTATTTCGGGGCCACGGGCGGCGGCGTGTGGCGGAGCCGTAATCACGGACTGAGCTACCAGAACGTTTCGGACGGCTTTTTTTCGGTTGGATCGATCGGCGCCATCGGCGTCGCCGAGTCCGACTCCAACGTCGTCTTCGTCGGCACCGGCTCGGCGTGCATCCGGAGCAACGTATCGGCCGGCAAGGGCGTCTACCGGTCGCTCGACGCGGGCGAGACCTGGACCTTCGCCGGCCTTCCGAACGCCGGCCAGATAGGCGACCTCCTCATCGACCCCCAGGACCCGCAGCGCGTCTATGTGGCCGTCCTCGGCGATGCGTTCGGGCCGAGTCCGGAGCGCGGCGTGTACCGATCCGTCGACGGCGGCGAACATTGGGAGCGGGTGCTGTATGTGTCGGACAGCACCGGCGCCGTGGCGCTGGCCATCAATCCCCGGAAACCAACGGAGCTGTACGCCGCCATGTGGCGGGCGCAGCGCAAGCCGTGGACGATCGTCAGCGGCGGCTATGAGAGCGGGCTGTACAAGACGACCGACGGGGGCACGACGTGGAAGAAGCTGGAAAACGGCCTCCCTGCGGGCATCGTCGGAAAAATCGATGTCGACGTCTCGCCGGCCGACCCCGACCGGGTGTATGCGCTGATCGAGGCGGCCGACGGGCAGAGCGGGTTGTATCGATCGGACAACGCCGGCGAGCAGTTCGAGCGGGTTAGCACGCAGCTCAGCCTCCTGTGGCGGCCGTTCTACTACACCCATCTCACCGCCGACCCGAAAGACCCTGACGTCGTCTACGTCAGCAACGAAAGCTTTTTCCGGTCCGCCGACGGAGGCCGCACGTTTCAGTCCATCGGCACCCCGCACGGCGACCACCACGCGTTGTGGATCCATCCGGAGGACCCCGACTACCTGTTCCAGGGCAACGACGGCGGCGCGACGGTGAGCACCGACCGCGGCGTCTCGTGGTCGTCGATCTACAATCAGAACACGGCGGAGCTGTACCATGTCGTGGTGGACAACCAGTGGCCGTACTGGCTGTACGGCGAGCAGCAGGACAACACCACCATCGCCGTCCCCTCCCTCCCGCCCCAGGCGTCGCAGAGCCTGGACGCGCGGCAGCACTGGTCGGCCGTCGCCGGCTGCGAGACCGGGCCGCTCGCCATCCATCCCACCGACCCGAACATCGTCTACGGCGGATGCAAGGGGCGCTTCAGCCGGTTCAACCGGGCCACCGGGCAGGAGCAGCAATACTGGGTCTATCCGTATTTCAATTACGGCCACGCCGCCTCCGAAATGCCGTACCGGTTCCAGCGCACGGCGCCCATCGAAGTGTCGCCGCACGACCCGAAGATCATCTACACCGGATCCCAGTTCGTGCACCGCACCGCCAACGAGGGCGTCAACTGGGAGGTGATCAGCCCCGACCTCACCGCCGCCGAGCCCGACAAGCAGGGGTATTCGGGCGGCCCCATCACGCGGGACATCACCGGCGAGGAGATCTACAGCACGCTCTACCAGATTCGTGAGTCGCCGGTACGCGCCGGCGTGATCTGGACCGGTTCGAACGACGGCCTCGTCTACGTCTCCCAGGACAACGGCGCGACGTGGACGAACGTCACGCCCGACTCGCTCGCCCCGGGCGGACGCATCCAGACCATCGAGCCTTCTCCGCACTACGCCGGCCGCGTCTACTTCGCCGCCTACCGGTACATGCTGGACGACTGGCGCCCCTACATCTTCCGCAGCGACGACTACGGCGCCACCTGGACGCTCCTGACCGACGGCCGCAACGGCATTCCGGCCGATCATCCCACGCGGGTCGTACGGGAGGATCCGGACCGCGCCGGCCTGCTCTACGCCGGCACCGAGTTCGGGATGTTTGTCTCGTTCGACGACGGCGGCCACTGGCAGTCGTTCCAGCAAAACCTGCCCGCCACCCCGATCACCGACCTCCGCATCCACCGCGACGACCTCGTGATGAGCACGATGGGGCGGTCTTTCTGGATCATGGACGACCTGACGCCGCTCCGCACGCTCGTCCAGCCCGAAGCACTCCACGTCTACGCGCCGCGCGACGCCTATCGCATCCGCTTCTCGCCCCCGAGCGACCTGTTCGACGGCGCCACGCCGGAATACCCGACTTTCGGGGCCTCCATCTACTACGCGCTTCCCGACGAGCGGTACGAGCCGCTGTCGATCGACATCCTCGACGCCGCCGGCCAGACGATCCGCACCTTTTCGAGCGACACCTCCGCCGCCCCGCCACGCGACGCCGCCTTCCCGATGCACACCCACGCCGCGCGACCGGCCGAACGCGCCCGCCTTGAACGCGGCCGCGGACTGCATCGCTTCTCGTGGGATCTCGCGCACGCCGGCCCCGACGTGCTGCCCGGCCAGCGTCGCGGCGAATCGGGCCCGATGGCGGCTCCGGGGGCCTATACCGTCCGCTTCCGCCTCGGCTCGGAGACCGTGTCCGTCCCGCTGACGCTCCGTGCGGATCCACGACTGGCCGCCGATAACGTGACGCTGGCCGATATGGAGGCGCAGGTCCTGCTCATGAACCGGATTCGAGACCGAATCTCCGCCGTGCGCGATGGGATTAGCGAAATACGGGCGGTACGCAAGTCGTTGCAGGGCAACGACGAACCCCAGGCCCGACTGGTGCTGGAGCGCCTGTCTCAGATTGAAAACGCGCTGATCCAGACCGAGGCCGGCAAGGTAGGCGCGCAGCTCAAACCGATGCTGATGCGCCAGTTGACGTACCTCTACGACATGCTGTCCTACGCCGACCAGCGCCCCGGTGAAGATGCCTACCTGCGATTGACCGATATCGAGCGGGAATTGGAGCTTCACCTGGCTGAACTGAGACAGGTCGTGGACCACGAGACCCCATCCAGACCGGAGTGA
- a CDS encoding response regulator — translation MENRLTPNVLVVDDNPLHQELMKHLLRILGYRAVIVRSGEEAVEAISKDNFVIVLTDVAMPGMDGLETARQIRKITGYEEPWIIAVSAMKWPNAYNECLAAGMNDYMLKPVTLDDLRNTLARYEAPLASATS, via the coding sequence ATGGAAAACCGACTCACACCCAACGTCCTCGTCGTTGACGATAATCCGCTCCACCAGGAGTTGATGAAACACCTCCTCCGCATCCTCGGCTACCGCGCCGTGATCGTGCGATCCGGCGAGGAGGCTGTCGAAGCCATCTCCAAAGATAACTTCGTCATCGTCCTGACCGATGTGGCCATGCCCGGCATGGACGGCCTGGAAACAGCACGCCAGATCCGCAAGATCACCGGGTACGAAGAGCCGTGGATCATCGCCGTGAGCGCGATGAAATGGCCTAACGCCTACAACGAGTGTCTCGCCGCCGGCATGAACGACTACATGCTCAAGCCGGTGACGCTGGACGATCTCCGAAACACCCTCGCCCGGTACGAAGCCCCTTTAGCTAGCGCGACCTCGTAG